One part of the Roseomonas gilardii genome encodes these proteins:
- the clpP gene encoding ATP-dependent Clp endopeptidase proteolytic subunit ClpP, translating into MRDRDPVEIYNNTLVPMVIEQTARGERSFDIYSRLLKERIIFMTGQVYDGMASLICAQLLFLESENPNKEISFYINSPGGVVSAGLAIYDTMQYVRAPVSTVCMGMAASMGSLLLTAGEKGKRFSLPNGRIMVHQPSGGAQGQATDIEIQAREILSLRKRLNEIYVKHTGQPVEAIEAKLERDTYMSAEEARDFGLIDQVVEQRPISATADGAAPKPV; encoded by the coding sequence CGCTCGTTCCCATGGTCATCGAGCAGACCGCTCGCGGGGAGCGTTCCTTCGACATCTATTCGCGCCTTCTGAAGGAGCGGATCATCTTCATGACGGGCCAGGTCTATGACGGCATGGCCTCGCTGATCTGCGCCCAGCTTCTGTTCCTGGAGAGCGAGAACCCGAACAAGGAAATCTCGTTCTACATCAATTCTCCGGGCGGCGTGGTGTCGGCGGGCCTCGCGATCTACGACACGATGCAGTATGTCCGCGCGCCCGTCAGCACGGTCTGCATGGGCATGGCGGCCTCCATGGGTTCCCTGCTGCTGACCGCCGGCGAGAAGGGCAAGCGCTTCTCCCTGCCGAACGGCCGGATCATGGTGCACCAGCCCTCCGGCGGTGCCCAGGGTCAGGCGACAGACATCGAGATCCAGGCGCGCGAGATCCTGAGCCTGCGCAAGCGGCTGAACGAGATCTACGTGAAGCATACCGGCCAGCCGGTCGAGGCGATCGAGGCGAAGCTGGAGCGCGACACCTATATGTCGGCCGAAGAGGCCCGTGATTTCGGGCTGATCGACCAGGTGGTGGAGCAGCGCCCGATCAGCGCGACGGCTGATGGCGCGGCGC